The Branchiostoma lanceolatum isolate klBraLanc5 chromosome 10, klBraLanc5.hap2, whole genome shotgun sequence genome has a window encoding:
- the LOC136444038 gene encoding uncharacterized protein isoform X35, translating into MRQKQAPLRVEDDIESEDITMAAAVSEDFHRESGDGLCGDFSCPHCAFSVDQDVMLKVLKHFFNCTSLQYIIDISVGNAATLGATKPPAPRRASKAPQPHSEPVRHSEPPTKRRATEARATPPQESPRIVTTQAPTLLARLNAAQSRTQTVHASSQREIPSEPEHHTRPVTTRQVETVQPRAPETTTTTTTAANIQLPSIPTIKEEPGAGAACIVEPTAPTLFDEPMHTQKDTDSAMGMKRDTDTVGGMLDALPGTSSSGLFSEDLNFGGAGPSFVQSDPSQEDSTSGNATGEKECLTGLGKHPTVHVDGSRVGARGFQDGTSDQVLDSEAWLPETDLRTYYAHYKLDSMNKKLEQTLSYIQPICSGLWVQNPSSDGRQANVPPVVPPSPMAKAYNKPTDDTILIGDPTSGKTYPMNFTDYESSLAKASSGRVFLLKLMEFVYSDDELKESNFRGGSVLSKGVKKYRQPLSKDKMSAIVYQTRMEFEGFEVSKHVVEAINTKCRHKRFKTFKE; encoded by the exons ATGAGACAGAAGCAGGCTCCTTTAAGGGTTGAAGACGACATAGAGAGCGAAGATATCACTATGGCGGCTGCGGTATCGGAGGATTTTCACAGAGAAAGCGGG GATGGCCTATGTGGAGACTTCAGTTGCCCCCACTGTGCCTTCAGCGTGGACCAAGACGTCATGCTTAAAGTTCTTAAACACTTCTTCAACTGTACATCTCTTCAGTACATTATTGATATCAGTGTGGGAAATGCAGCTACGCTCGGGGCAACAAAACCCCCCGCACCGCGCAGGGCCAGCAAGGCCCCCCAGCCTCACTCTGAACCAGTTCGACACTCAGAACCGCCAACGAAAAGAAGAGCAACAGAAGCGCGGGCGACGCCTCCTCAAGAGAGTCCAAGAATCGTGACAACGCAAGCGCCTACGCTGCTTGCCAGACTGAATGCAGCTCAGAGTAGGACTCAAACCGTGCATGCTTCAAGCCAACGAGAGATTCCTTCAGAGCCCGAGCATCATACAAGACCTGTAACCACCCGACAGGTGGAGACTGTACAGCCGAGGGCACCCGAGACAACAACCACGACAACAACGGCAGCTAATATCCAATTGCCATCGATACCAACGATAAAGGAGGAACCAGGGGCAGGAGCAGCGTGTATCGTTGAACCTACGGCGCCGACATTGTTCGACGAGCCTATGCACACCCAAAAAGACACAGACTCTGCAATGGGTATGAAGAGAGACACAGATACTGTTGGTGGTATGCTTGATGCCTTGCCAGGTACAAGCTCGAGTGGACTATTCAGTGAAGACTTGAACTTTGGCGGTGCAGGGCCCAGCTTTGTCCAGTCAGACCCCTCTCAGGAAGACAGCACTTCAGGAAATG CCACTGGCGAGAAGGAGTGTCTGACCGGTTTAGGAAAGCACCCCACAGTCCATGTTGACGGTAGCCGAGTGGGAGCTAGGGGTTTCCAAGACGGGACCAGTGACCAAGTGTTGGACTCTGAGGCATGGCTGCCAGAAACAGACTTAAGAACATATTATGCACATTACAAGCTCGACAGCATGAACAAGAAGTTAGAACAGACACTGTCCTACATCCAGCCCATCTGCTCTGGTCTGTGGGTTCAGAACCCCAGCAGTGACGGTCGGCAGGCCAATGTCCCTCCagttgtgcccccctcccccatggccAAAGCCTACAACAAACCCACGGATGACACCATCCTGATCGGGGACCCAACCTCTGGCAAAACATACCCTATGAATTTCACTGACTATGAGTCGTCCCTTGCTAAGGCTTCCTCAGGCAGAGTGTTCCTTCTTAAGCTGATGGAATTTGTGTATTCTGATGATGAATTGAAGGAAAGTAATTTCCGCGGCGGTTCCGTCCTCAGCAAGGGAGTTAAGAAATACAGACAGCCCCTATCAAAAGACAAGATGAGTGCGATCGTCTATCAGACCAGAATGGAGTTTGAGGGTTTCGAGGTTTCGAAGCATGTTGTGGAGGCCATTAATACCAAGTGCAGACACAAGCGTTTTAAGACCTTTAAGGAGTAA
- the LOC136442847 gene encoding glycine N-acyltransferase-like protein 3 has protein sequence MMSCQRLSSRALQELVDTFRLRRNLAVGPSTAKIFYTARNYLAGKIPGELVFAVDKWPDFSAVMCAVGEGTYQYLQDIETYTFYWENNQGLLRLLRDAKFVDWDETFTIAGFSERGLPLLNQVCHDMNKPPPTNDTMTHCNTAFFTGQIIGNDSPPSPLLTIGPLEVQHAELVNRVWRWGGQSKVLEFLQYIIRTFPSRCLYDENDQPLSFSVAQPWGEVGPLYSRTTRSDHGTIIFRNILKNIQEAGDLPYVYAESRLPRLRTHAMKVGGHWDPFGSCYWVYIS, from the exons ATGATGTCCTGTCAACGTTTGTCAAGTCGGGCACTTCAAGAGCTCGTTGACACATTCCGTCTGAGAAGAAACCTAGCGGTAGGACCGTCAACTGCaaag ATCTTTTACACTGCCAGAAACTATCTGGCCGGGAAGATCCCGGGCGAGCTAGTGTTTGCCGTGGACAAGTGGCCGGACTTCTCAGCCGTGATGTGCGCAGTCGGAGAGGGGACCTACCAG TACCTTCAGGATATCGAGACCTACACGTTCTACTGGGAGAATAACCAGGGTCTCCTAAGACTACTCCGCGATGCCAAGTTTGTCGACTGGGACGAGACCTTCACTATTGCAG GCTTTTCGGAGAGAGGGCTGCCTCTTTTGAATCAGGTTTGCCATGACATGAACAAACCTCCTCCTACCAATGACACCATGACGCACTGCAACACAGCCTTTTTCACTGGACAAATCATCGGAAATGACAG TCCGCCTAGCCCATTGCTAACCATTGGCCCCCTGGAGGTCCAGCACGCCGAACTGGTGAACCGAGTATGGCGGTGGGGAGGACAATCCAAGGTGCTGGAGTTCTTGCAGTACATCATCAGAACGTTTCCCTCCCGATGTCTGTATGACGAGAATGATCAACCGTTGTCGTTCTCTGTTGCTCAACCATGGGGCGAGGTTGGACCGCTCTATAGTCGTACTACTCGATCTGACCACGGCACCATCATTTTCCGTAACATCTTAAAAAACATTCAAGAAGCAGGAGATTTACCCTATGTATATGCAGAAAGTCGTCTGCCGAGGCTTAGGACACATGCCATGAAAGTCGGTGGTCATTGGGATCCGTTTGGATCCTGTTATTGGGTGTATATCTCATAG
- the LOC136442846 gene encoding uncharacterized protein, which produces MAAKQPVTILVPFCHSAVDYSSTENLLRTCEGIPVGKIIFSCIEEGESLLDYFYRLKEVVTDNNVGVVLALYDSATLVQSALVREFPNRLEGPSVESSFLAYHKVYTSQCLDPDTDPSPHGVLDLDSKTLLDDAATLLKRVGLPAFAKVPCGDGSQGVWKISTTSRLTDVLKVTGRLNEEHFSQNEHICSATFMRDFLQKVLDVDHYPMVLRNTIIVEPYIDAPAKVCVDGCVYNKEIIHWAISDSLHWPGQDIPFQGSCMPSTLPDMIQTRLWGGFDKVVGRMVDHGFNNQFVHVEYFILANGQIKLIEVNARMSGNLSGLYTACLSGPLPLQTYLGLCCGVRPAPPVPTGRAALNLPLQVHENYTGKAGDMVNLSEVESLREDPEVKITWVMAFDEEFLPGKTEFAKFWAYGKTPDDAKKKCRDVMQRLVKKPEQLKFNLL; this is translated from the exons ATGGCCGCCAAACAACCTGTGACCATCCTGGTGCCGTTCTGTCACAGTGCTGTGGACTACAGCTCTACAGAAAACCTGCTGCGAACTTGCGAGGGGATCCCCGTAGggaaaatcatctttagctgcaTAGAAGAGGGGGAAAGTCTCTTGGACTACTTCTACCGACTGAAAGAA GTAGTTACAGACAATAACGTGGGTGTGGTTCTGGCGCTCTACGACAGTGCTACACTCGTGCAGTCGGCTCTGGTACGAGAGTTCCCGAATCGACTCGAAGGGCCGAGTGTGGAGTCGTCGTTTCTCGCCTATCACAAGGTCTACACCAGCCAGTGTCTGGACCCGGACACCGACCCTTCTCCTCACGGCGTCTTGGACTTGGACTCCAAGACCCTTCTTGATGATGCCGCGACTCTGTTAAAGAGGGTGGGGCTTCCTGCCTTTGCAAAG GTTCCGTGCGGGGATGGCTCCCAGGGGGTTTGGAAGATCAGCACCACCAGTCGGCTGACGGATGTACTTAAAGTGACGGGACGTTTAAACGAAGAGCACTTCTCTCAG aATGAGCACATCTGCAGCGCGACGTTCATGCGTGACTTCCTCCAGAAGGTGCTGGATGTGGACCACTACCCGATGGTTCTGAGGAACACTATCATAGTGGAGCCGTACATTGACGCACCGGCAAAG GTGTGTGTGGATGGATGTGTTTACAACAAAGAGATCATCCACTGGGCCATCTCTGACAGCCTCCACTGGCCGGGACAGGACATCCCCTTCCAGGGAAGCTGCATGCCTTCCACCCTCCCAG ATATGATCCAGACACGACTGTGGGGAGGCTTTGACAAGGTCGTGGGCAGAATGGTGGATCACGGCTTCAACAACCAGTTCGTACACGTGGAGTACTTCATCCTGGCCAACGGACAG ATCAAGCTGATCGAGGTGAATGCCCGAATGTCCGGGAATCTGAGTGGTCTGTACACGGCCTGTCTGTCGGGACCGCTGCCGCTGCAGACGTACCTCGGGCTGTGCTGCGGGGTCCGTCCCGCCCCGCCTGTACCCACGGGACGGGCCGCTCTCAACCTGCCGCTCCAAGTCCACGAGAACTACACGGGGAAGGCCGGAGACATGGTCAACCTGTCCGAGGTAGAAAGCTTAAGGGAGGACCCTGAAGTCAAGATCACTTGGGTCATGGCTTTCGATGAGGAGTTTCTCCCTGGTAAGACAGAGTTTGCAAAGTTTTGGGCGTACGGGAAGACGCCTGACGACGCCAAGAAGAAGTGCAGAGATGTGATGCAGCGACTGGTGAAGAAACCTGAGCAGTTGAAATTTAACTTACTGTGA
- the LOC136442844 gene encoding uncharacterized protein — MAAKQPVTILVPFCYRAVDYSSTENLLRTCEGIPVGKIIFSYIEEGESLLDYFYRLKEVVTDNNVGVVLALYDSATLVQSALVREFPNRLEGPSVESSFLAYHKVYTSQCLDPDIDPSPHGVLDLDSKTLLEDAATLLKKMELPAFAKVPCGDASQGVWKISTTSQLTDILEATGRINDEHYSQNEHICSATFMRDFFQKVLDVDHYPMVLRNTIIVEPYIDAPAKVCVDGCVYNKEIIHWAISDSLHWPGQDISFQGSCMPSTLPDMIQTRLWGGFDKVVGRMVDHGFNNQFVHVEYFILANGQIKLIEVNARMSGNLSGLYTACLSGPLPLKTYLGLCCGVRPAPPVPTGRAALNLPLQVHENYTGKAGDMVNLSEVESLREDPEVKITWVMAFDEEFLPGKAEFAKLWAYGKTPDDAKKKCREAVQRLVKKPEQLKFNLL, encoded by the exons ATGGCCGCCAAACAACCTGTGACCATCCTGGTGCCGTTCTGTTACAGGGCTGTGGACTACAGCTCTACAGAAAACCTGCTGCGAACTTGCGAGGGGATCCCCGTAGGGAAAATCATATTTAGCTACATAGAAGAGGGTGAAAGTCTCCTGGACTACTTCTACCGACTGAAAGAA GTTGTTACAGACAATAACGTGGGTGTGGTTCTGGCGCTCTATGACAGTGCTACACTCGTGCAGTCGGCTCTGGTGCGAGAGTTCCCGAATCGACTCGAAGGGCCGAGTGTGGAGTCGTCGTTTCTCGCCTATCACAAGGTCTACACCAGCCAGTGTCTGGACCCGGACATCGACCCTTCTCCTCACGGCGTCTTAGACTTGGACTCCAAGACCCTTCTTGAAGATGCTGCGACTCTGTTAAAGAAGATGGAGCTTCCTGCCTTTGCAAAG GTTCCGTGCGGGGATGCCTCCCAGGGGGTTTGGAAGATCAGCACCACCAGTCAGCTGACGGATATACTGGAAGCGACGGGACGTATAAACGATGAACACTACTCTCAG aATGAGCACATCTGCAGCGCGACGTTCATGCGTGACTTCTTCCAGAAGGTGCTGGATGTGGACCACTACCCGATGGTTCTGAGGAACACTATCATAGTGGAGCCGTACATTGATGCACCGGCAAAG GTGTGCGTGGATGGATGTGTTTACAACAAAGAGATCATCCACTGGGCCATCTCTGACAGCCTCCACTGGCCGGGACAGGACATCTCCTTTCAGGGAAGCTGCATGCCTTCCACCCTCCCAG ATATGATCCAGACACGACTGTGGGGAGGCTTTGACAAGGTCGTTGGAAGAATGGTGGATCACGGCTTCAACAACCAGTTCGTACACGTGGAGTACTTCATCCTGGCCAACGGACAG ATCAAGCTGATCGAGGTGAACGCCCGAATGTCCGGGAATCTGAGCGGCCTGTACACGGCCTGTCTGTCGGGACCGCTGCCGCTGAAGACGTACCTCGGGCTGTGCTGCGGGGTCCGCCCCGCCCCGCCTGTACCCACGGGACGGGCCGCTCTCAACCTGCCGCTCCAAGTCCACGAGAACTACACGGGGAAGGCCGGAGACATGGTCAACCTGTCCGAGGTAGAAAGCTTAAGGGAGGACCCTGAAGTCAAGATCACTTGGGTCATGGCTTTCGATGAGGAGTTTCTCCCTGGTAAGGCAGAGTTTGCAAAGCTTTGGGCGTACGGGAAGACGCCTGACGACGCCAAGAAGAAGTGCAGAGAAGCGGTGCAGCGACTGGTGAAGAAACCTGAGCAGTTGAAATTTAACTTACTGTGA